The sequence tgcttcgataacattattcaccaacagcttccatttgatatccatattgtacatacacattctatgctccacgttttggtctctatctcgagaccctagtcacggagcggcatgaaaaatactctgcattcaccaacagtttcaatttgatatccatattgtacaaacacattctaggctccacgttttggtctctatctcgagaccctagccacggagcggcatgaaaaatactctgtactaaagcattcaccaacagcttcaatttgatatccatattgtacatacacattctaggctacacgttttggtctctatctcgagaccctagtcacgtagcggcatgaaaaatactctgaactaaagcattcaccaacagcttccatttgatatccatattgtacaaacacattctaggctccacgttttggtctctatctcgagaccctagtcacggagcggcatgaaaaatactctgaactaaagcattcaccaacagcttccatttgatatccatattgtacaaacacattctaggctccacgttttggtctctatctcgagaccctagtcacggagcggcatgaaaaatactctgaactaaagcattcaccaacagcttccatttgatatccatattgtacaaacacattctaggctccacgtttgggtctctatctcgagaccctagtcacggagcggcataaaaaatactctgtactaaagcattcaccaacagcttcaatttgatatccatattgtacatacacattctaggttccacgttttggtctctatctcgagaccctagtcacgtagcggcatgaaaaatactctgaactaaagcattcaccaacagcttccatttgatatccatattgtacaaacacattctaggctccacgttttggtctctatctcgagaccctagtcacggagcggcatgaaaaatactctgaactaaagcattcaataacggcttccatttgatatccatattgtacaaacacattctaggctccacgttttggtctctatctcgagaccctagtcacggagcggcatgaaaaatactctgaactaaagcattcaccaacagcttccatttgatacccatattgtacatacacatccgaaggttacccgggtccacgttttgacctatatctcgagccctatccaccaataggcatccaaactatacgtcaaccatcttcaatacctgcttaacaatgtgtgtaagtttggtttaattcggtgcaaagacacggccggttagcgaacacacacaaaaagttgactttattttatatataagatataatataatataatataatataatataatataatataatataatataatataatataatataatataatataatataatataatataatataatataatataatataatataatataatataatataatataatataatataatataatataatataatataatataatataatataatataatataatataatataatactagCATTagccagtgggcttcgcaccaccatacataaaatgtttttttttatatcgcaaaaaatttttcatattaagttttctttatagaacttgtaaaatgtttaaacagttgaattagtcacaatagccttttctgtacttttttaaaatttgattgtggtggtcacctatatacaggtaaggtgaaagagccgataaacacttgtaattaaactttgattctttaatatccatttcaattttttacgctaaataaattaagctaaaataaattaagttaaaaatgtttttccagttcctcctggagcattcaattttttattatattttcgtccaaaatgacttgcaattcgataaaaaattgattgcaaaataaaattaaataatttttatttttatttctgataaagaaaagcaacgtttaatttaatacaattgtatacacaacattttttgttttattttgtggtgcataaataaacaaattttgtggCGCTCCAACTCTCGAACATGCAACGTATAGTTGGCCGTGGGAAAAGCAGGTTTCCTCTAAATTAACTCCACACACCTGGAGCGTTTGCCCTTGGGCTTTGTTTACGGTCATAGCAAAAGATAGccgaacaggaaattgaagacgtttaAATTCGAATGGCATGTCCGTTGGTATTAATGGGATGCGTGGTATTGGTACAATTTCACCTTTTGCTTTGCCGGTGAGAATTGTTGCTTGAATTAAATTTGGCATCAATTTCTTCACTGAAAGTCTCGTCCCATTACAAAGTTTCGGTGCATTAAGATTTCGGAGAAGTGTAATCGATGAACCaactttcaaattcaaattatgcGGTGGCATGCCTGGTGGTtccaaagaatttaaaaattcggcCGGATAATTGACTGCGTCTTCATTATTCATAGCAGTATCAATGGATTTATATGTTACCGAATCACCTGGCAATTTTTCCTGGATGTGGAAATTGATTTCGTTGACATTGATATTTTTTGGTGCTAAAATTGCACGTTCTCGTAACCAATCATggttattataattttgaacaatatttggGAAAACGCGATCAATGAGTTCTTCTTTTGATGATacaattatgcaaaaattattcgGTAACATGATAAACCCATTTTGATCACTTGCAATTTTTCCATCGCCAATCTTCAGCAATTTCTTTGAAAACTCACGTGCTGATGAATCATTTTGAAGACGCACACGCATGTTGGTTGTCAACGAAAGCCTTTGTACGTGTGCCCACAAAAATGAACTTTTCAAACATGCATTAATTTCATCAGCTGGTGTTGATCTCGGAATAACAGGCAAcgtttgacgaaaatcaccagataaCAATATTAATGCACCGCCAAACAGCTGTTGACTCTGTCTCAAATCTTGCAATGTTCGACTTAAGGCTTCCAAAGATTTTTTATGGGCCATTGGACATTCGTCCCATAAAATAATCGATGTTTGTTGCAAGACTTTAGCCATTCCAGAACTCCTTGAAATATTGCATGTTGGTGTTTCAATTGCTTGCATGTTCAATGGCAATTTCAAGGCGGAATGTGCTGTGTGGCCGCCATCAAGTAATGTAGCTGCAATACCGGAAGAAGCAAGTGCCAATGCGATTTTTCGTTCCGACCGAACCGTTGCTAATATCAatgatatcaaaaatatttttccagtgcCGCCAGGTGCATCCAAAAAATACAATCCACCAGTGTTGTCATTGACAGCTTGCATCACTTTGTCATATGCATCTTTTTGTTGATCATTTAATTGTGGAGTATACGTTTGTACGAACGCACGCAATTCATCACGATCGAATTGCTGTTCGCGTTGCAATTCTCGTTCAAATAAATCATGCATTGGACGATTTGGTTGAGTCAATCCTAATTGCCCTAATGCTTTATTTGCAATAGTAAGGCACAAATCTTCGATCATTATCAAGGCTTCATTATACATTTCCAATGTCAGCAGCAATGCAGGATCATTTGAACGATGTTGAAGTCGAATCAAAATGTCTTCAGCCATAAAATCTTTGTATTTATTCCACAATTCCAGTGGATTTGATGGAAAACATGTTGATATTATGATCGCAAATAACATACGAATTTGATTTGGTGGAGATGAAATTGATGCATCACGAAGCGTAGAATCCCAATGCGTATCATCTTCCAGCAAATGCAATTGgtgacaacaaaacaacaaaagtcgCAAGTAAAAACATTCAATATTAGCTGGACTAACTGTATAAATGCGTCCCAAAGCATCTGTTTGAAAAATACCTGGATAACCATCAACAGATGTGCCTTGTTTGCgacgttgaaatttttttgttggtgcaTTCCATGTGAAATAGTGTGGCACTTCCGAATATAGCAAAGTCCTGGCAAATTCATCCGTTTCACATAACTGGAAAAAAGCTGTCAGTGTAGTTGCTCGTGGTTCTACTGCTCTTTGTGCGGCATTTGCAGCAGTGAAGTAAACACGTTGGCCGTTTTCAAGATGAACTGACAAATGTACAACAACCGGATGTCTGTCATGAATTAGAAACGATAAAATACGCCATACAGCTTCATTGGTACTAATATAGCGCCCCATTTGAtactgtaaaatttcatcataaCTATTTTCAGGAGCCACTCCAAAAACAGCCATATCGCTGCCCTTATTCAcatacttgcaaatatatttgattgATTTTACAGAATTGCAATATTCTACATTTATGTgagcgttgaacatttttgacaGTATCGGTGAGTACGGAACTATCCACCGGTTATCGATTTCAACGTCTTGATTTTGAAGTTTAATTACAGTTGATTTACCGTTGTCTTCAGTTGATCGTCGACGATACTGTGGATATCCATCATCTCCTGTAATTGTTTCAGCAATCATTTGTTTTGGAAAACGTTTCGAACATTTGCCATCAATCATACAGGGAGAATTTCGATTAATATCACCACAGGGACCgtgaatcaaattttttgtgacAACTTCGAATAATCCTGGGTCGATGGTTTGatctggaatttcggccgatatGACAGTATCAATCATATCAGGTGTTATTTTGTGTACCAACCAAATCAAGATATGTGCGTGAAGTAAGCCCCTTTTTTGCCACTCTATGGTATACATAAAGCACCGCACTTCTCCAAATACACGGAGTTTGACAATCAGatccattaattttttcaattattgttgAAATACACGGGCCGTTATGTCATGCCGATCTTTTGGCACCTGACCATCAAATAAACAATCAGACACATAGACCCACTTCGGATTACATGTAAATGTGATGAATAGATCCGGTCGCCCATAATTTCGTACATATGTCATCGCATCTTGCGTATATTCATGCATATGACGTGGGCTACCAACATATGATGATGGTAAAATTGTTAAACGGCCGATATCATTCACATTTGTATCATTGATTATTGCGTCacgcaaatgtatgtattcctCTGATCTCATTCGGGCTTGATTGTGACGGATGAAATTGAATCTCTCACTTTCAATTTTGGCGTACATATCGACGATATATTGATGCGAAAGTTGATTGCatcgcaaaataaaattgttttcttgagGGCGAATCATCA comes from Anastrepha obliqua isolate idAnaObli1 chromosome 6, idAnaObli1_1.0, whole genome shotgun sequence and encodes:
- the LOC129250627 gene encoding uncharacterized protein LOC129250627, which translates into the protein MIDTVISAEIPDQTIDPGLFEVVTKNLIHGPCGDINRNSPCMIDGKCSKRFPKQMIAETITGDDGYPQYRRRSTEDNGKSTVIKLQNQDVEIDNRWIVPYSPILSKMFNAHINVEYCNSVKSIKYICKYVNKGSDMAVFGVAPENSYDEILQYQMGRYISTNEAVWRILSFLIHDRHPVVVHLSVHLENGQRVYFTAANAAQRAVEPRATTLTAFFQLCETDEFARTLLYSEVPHYFTWNAPTKKFQRRKQGTSVDGYPGIFQTDALGRIYTVSPANIECFYLRLLLFCCHQLHLLEDDTHWDSTLRDASISSPPNQIRMLFAIIISTCFPSNPLELWNKYKDFMAEDILIRLQHRSNDPALLLTLEMYNEALIMIEDLCLTIANKALGQLGLTQPNRPMHDLFERELQREQQFDRDELRAFVQTYTPQLNDQQKDAYDKVMQAVNDNTGGLYFLDAPGGTGKIFLISLILATVRSERKIALALASSGIAATLLDGGHTAHSALKLPLNMQAIETPTCNISRSSGMAKVLQQTSIILWDECPMAHKKSLEALSRTLQDLRQSQQLFGGALILLSGDFRQTLPVIPRSTPADEINACLKSSFLWAHVQRLSLTTNMRVRLQNDSSAREFSKKLLKIGDGKIASDQNGFIMLPNNFCIIVSSKEELIDRVFPNIVQNYNNHDWLRERAILAPKNINVNEINFHIQEKLPGDSVTYKSIDTAMNNEDAVNYPAEFLNSLEPPGMPPHNLNLKVGSSITLLRNLNAPKLCNGTRLSVKKLMPNLIQATILTGKAKGEIVPIPRIPLIPTDMPFEFKRLQFPVRLSFAMTVNKAQGQTLQAT